One Ostrea edulis chromosome 2, xbOstEdul1.1, whole genome shotgun sequence genomic region harbors:
- the LOC125681581 gene encoding nmrA-like family domain-containing protein 1 has product MAKVIVVFGANSALGAAVAKSLTKDSNCMVKAVDPDGSGPYSSEIRASGAQVVPCNLDDVGSIRQVLSGCECAFVTTVSNFNNPDFMDEEIRQGMNIADACAGSNVSHVVFNTGLHTIKIIGTAARHLVAKAEVEAYMKGKGIPLTSLLIPTLYEDILGILQPLPAGQNNRWLAIPMGITSLDMISVDDVGNIVRVIFNNRTGHLHKTHSVCGDKQTIKEMAQTLSRHLSPLYFKDKQVTIHEYQQLNAQFPWSQDYTNMFDFNLRVDQRFNVDATQRISSSLCIKSFDEWVHRNAGKLKKAFT; this is encoded by the exons ATGGCCAAAGTCATTGTCGTATTTGGTGCCAATAGCGCACTTGGTGCAGCAGTTGCAAAGAGTTTGACGAAAGACAGCAATTGTATGGTTAAAGCCGTGGATCCCGATGGCTCCGGTCCCTATTCTTCCGAAATCCGCGCCAGTGGTGCTCAGGTGGTTCCGTGCAATCTGGATGACGTCGGAAGTATCCGGCAGGTGCTCTCTGGGTGTGAATGTGCTTTTGTAACAACTGTTTCCAATTTTAATAATCCTGATTTTATGGACGAAGAAATCCGACAAGGGATGAACATTGCTGACGCATGTGCAGGCAGTAATGTATCACATGTTGTGTTCAACACTGGTCTCCACACCATTAAAATCATTGGCACTGCAGCGCGCCATCTGGTGGCCAAAGCTGAAGTAGAAGCCTACATGAAAGGAAAGGGGATACCATTAACCTCGCTGTTGATACCTACTCTGTACGAGGATATCCTGGGTATTCTTCAGCCTCTTCCAGCCGGTCAGAACAATAGATGGCTAG CCATCCCTATGGGCATTACGTCTCTGGACATGATCAGTGTGGACGATGTGGGCAACATTGTTCGCGTCATCTTTAACAACAGAACCGGGCACCTGCACAAAACACACAGCGTGTGCGGTGACAAACAGACCATAAAGGAGATGGCCCAGACCCTGTCTCGACACCTCTCTCCTCTGTACTTTAAAGATAAACAG GTAACGATACACGAGTACCAGCAGCTGAACGCCCAGTTCCCGTGGTCCCAGGATTACACCAatatgtttgattttaatctCCGCGTTGACCAAAGATTTAACGTGGATGCCACACAACGGATAAGCTCGTCATTATGTATTAAGTCGTTCGATGAATGGGTTCATAGAAACGCCGGAAAATTAAAGAAGGCTTTCACGTGA